The following are encoded in a window of Gramella sp. MT6 genomic DNA:
- a CDS encoding nitroreductase family protein yields MIQIFSNLRRYGRLIKALDGYIYDFKRYHKQSSWKGDLKNKNPRNYHSVKIYHALEKSLSFKNRKKDSGWDNAFLLLNLLKKAEENNNVGYHDRAGLSTLIRFIEENPHSANAERIKQEIKNLNFFSADEHGIKTFTSNDFLKGKLKNPENFFLSRFSLREFKPELVSENLIERAVKLAMKTPSACNRQAWHIYHTADQNVKNRALKFQTGNRGFGENIPNLVIITADQQAFMPGQERYQHWIDGGMFAMSFIYSLHSLGIASCCLNWSQSPKMDKLLRANVNIQPNHSVIMMLAIGFPDEENNVCLSARRPLNEIFTNLTTIN; encoded by the coding sequence ATGATCCAAATTTTCTCAAACCTTCGAAGGTATGGCAGGTTGATAAAAGCTTTAGATGGATATATTTATGATTTTAAAAGGTATCATAAGCAATCCTCTTGGAAAGGTGATTTGAAAAATAAGAATCCAAGAAATTACCACAGTGTCAAAATATATCACGCCCTAGAAAAAAGCCTCAGCTTTAAGAACAGAAAAAAAGATTCCGGTTGGGATAATGCCTTTCTACTACTAAACCTGTTAAAAAAGGCAGAGGAAAATAATAATGTTGGATATCATGACAGGGCAGGTCTTTCAACTTTAATTCGGTTTATAGAAGAAAATCCACATTCTGCTAATGCAGAAAGAATTAAACAGGAAATTAAAAATTTGAACTTTTTTTCAGCGGATGAACATGGTATCAAAACGTTTACTTCAAACGATTTTTTAAAAGGAAAGCTAAAAAATCCTGAAAATTTCTTTCTCTCCAGATTTTCACTACGGGAATTCAAACCCGAATTGGTAAGCGAAAATCTTATAGAAAGAGCCGTGAAATTGGCCATGAAAACGCCTTCTGCTTGCAATCGGCAGGCGTGGCATATTTATCATACAGCTGATCAAAATGTAAAAAATAGAGCCCTGAAATTCCAGACAGGAAATCGTGGTTTTGGAGAAAATATACCGAATTTGGTGATAATTACGGCAGATCAGCAAGCTTTTATGCCTGGACAAGAGAGGTATCAACATTGGATAGATGGAGGTATGTTCGCTATGTCTTTTATTTACTCCCTCCATTCCTTGGGTATTGCCAGTTGCTGTTTAAATTGGAGTCAGTCCCCTAAAATGGATAAATTGTTACGTGCGAACGTAAATATACAGCCTAATCATTCAGTGATTATGATGTTGGCAATTGGTTTTCCCGATGAAGAAAACAATGTCTGTCTTTCTGCAAGAAGACCTTTAAATGAAATATTTACAAATCTCACAACTATTAATTAA
- a CDS encoding polysaccharide pyruvyl transferase family protein yields MKYLQISQLLINMKVALITVQNANNYGAIFQAYALQNIISEKSEIEIINYENKHISRSFDIIRFKPTVHGVLGTGKDVFRLFPRYRVLKKFKRFIADNLQLTVPLSKNDLENFNWDNYEIFVAGSDQIWNPACISDNNILDSAYFLNFVPKGRKKISYASSMGAYTFSGEEMNQVKHLLQDFAALSVREKERQKQLKEELDREVHHVLDPSLLLPKTEYLKLIDGKTFDAPKSKYILLYTVPKVPLIKKAVKYFSEKLGYKVISIEQGLSAGAKVNKQYRDAGPLEFINLFQGAEFVITDSFHGVCFSVNFEKPFVAVSPGKNVNRMRSLLGALGLEERIIEQEEDFKNLNVSVDYKQPQRNLNEMRNSSLDFLFQSLKS; encoded by the coding sequence ATGAAATATTTACAAATCTCACAACTATTAATTAATATGAAAGTTGCTTTAATAACAGTACAGAACGCAAATAATTATGGGGCTATTTTTCAAGCCTATGCCCTACAAAATATAATTTCAGAAAAAAGTGAAATAGAAATAATAAATTATGAAAACAAGCATATCTCCAGAAGCTTTGATATAATTCGCTTCAAACCAACAGTTCACGGCGTACTAGGAACTGGTAAGGATGTCTTTAGATTATTCCCGCGCTATAGGGTTCTGAAAAAATTCAAAAGGTTTATAGCAGATAACCTTCAATTGACAGTACCACTGAGTAAAAATGATCTCGAAAATTTTAATTGGGATAATTACGAAATCTTTGTTGCAGGAAGTGACCAAATTTGGAATCCTGCCTGTATCAGTGATAATAACATTCTTGATTCCGCATACTTCTTAAATTTTGTGCCGAAAGGAAGAAAAAAAATATCTTATGCCTCAAGCATGGGAGCTTATACTTTTTCGGGTGAAGAAATGAATCAAGTTAAACATCTTCTCCAAGATTTTGCTGCTTTATCGGTAAGAGAAAAGGAAAGACAAAAACAATTAAAAGAAGAACTTGATCGGGAAGTTCATCACGTTTTGGATCCTTCCCTTTTACTTCCTAAAACGGAATATTTAAAACTGATTGATGGTAAAACTTTTGACGCTCCAAAAAGCAAGTATATCCTTCTATACACAGTACCTAAGGTTCCACTAATAAAAAAAGCAGTAAAATATTTTTCTGAAAAACTTGGCTACAAGGTGATATCGATTGAACAAGGTTTAAGTGCCGGGGCAAAAGTAAATAAACAATACAGAGATGCTGGTCCTTTGGAATTTATTAATTTATTCCAGGGTGCAGAATTTGTTATAACAGATTCTTTCCACGGTGTTTGTTTCTCGGTAAATTTTGAAAAACCTTTTGTCGCTGTTTCACCTGGAAAAAATGTCAATCGTATGAGGAGTTTATTAGGTGCTTTAGGATTAGAGGAAAGAATTATTGAGCAGGAAGAAGATTTTAAAAATTTAAATGTTTCAGTTGACTATAAACAACCACAGAGAAATTTAAATGAAATGAGGAATTCATCTTTAGATTTTCTTTTTCAATCATTGAAGTCTTAG
- a CDS encoding flippase — protein MNILALKNIINSTRIFTAGKSIAKLWSSSLLSAGFAFLIQILLARYLQPESYGMFMSSLVLITSLVPLVGFGVHSYWLKAFGNEGWEAMGFVKSSFRFLTRSAFIGVVAIILWAFLGGHNSSTKLVLLILLPYLLGQTFLELVNAKFQLEERFTALAIWQLMPNLLRLVLLNLCFLLVDSFSGLLGVSFIYSSVSIVVCIYGYREMKKMLNGKFTLKGHIPKHTTLNFPKKYEKQTWEVIRLTWPFGLGSLFHLIYFQSDIILLRYLYGSSEAGIYSVAFTVITASLLLPSVIYQKFLLPKLHRWSHQNLDLFHRVYKKGNLLMLIMGSFAMAVVFLSADGLIHYLFGKTYTEAVFLLKILSLNIPILFVASSVGSVLVTQEHMSLKVKIMGVVALLNIVLNIIVLPKYGGLGAACTTVMSNLLLLSLYFYSAEKKVFNKHK, from the coding sequence TTGAATATTTTAGCTCTAAAAAATATAATTAATTCGACCAGAATATTCACTGCAGGGAAATCTATTGCAAAGCTTTGGTCAAGTTCCCTTCTAAGTGCAGGCTTTGCTTTTTTAATCCAAATACTCTTAGCACGTTATCTACAACCGGAATCATATGGAATGTTCATGTCTTCCCTGGTTTTGATAACTTCTCTGGTTCCATTAGTAGGATTTGGGGTTCATAGCTATTGGCTCAAAGCTTTTGGAAATGAAGGTTGGGAGGCAATGGGTTTTGTAAAAAGTTCTTTTCGCTTTCTAACTCGAAGTGCTTTTATTGGTGTAGTAGCAATCATTCTTTGGGCCTTTCTTGGAGGACATAATTCTTCTACAAAATTAGTTTTGTTAATACTGTTACCATATTTATTAGGACAAACTTTTCTCGAATTAGTAAATGCTAAATTCCAGCTGGAAGAGCGATTTACGGCTCTAGCAATATGGCAGTTAATGCCAAATTTACTTCGGTTAGTACTATTAAATCTTTGTTTTTTACTTGTTGATTCTTTTTCTGGCCTCCTAGGGGTATCATTTATCTACAGCAGTGTGAGTATTGTTGTTTGCATATACGGTTACAGGGAAATGAAAAAAATGTTGAATGGTAAATTCACACTGAAAGGTCATATTCCAAAGCATACAACTCTAAATTTTCCTAAGAAGTATGAAAAACAGACGTGGGAAGTTATAAGATTAACCTGGCCATTTGGTTTAGGTAGCTTGTTTCATTTGATATATTTCCAAAGTGATATTATTTTGTTACGTTACCTCTACGGTTCATCGGAGGCAGGTATTTATTCTGTTGCATTTACTGTTATAACAGCATCTTTATTACTTCCCTCTGTGATTTATCAAAAGTTTTTGCTGCCAAAACTTCATAGATGGTCTCACCAAAATCTAGATCTATTTCACAGGGTTTATAAAAAAGGAAATTTACTTATGCTAATTATGGGCTCCTTTGCAATGGCAGTAGTTTTTTTGTCTGCTGATGGTTTGATCCATTATTTATTTGGAAAAACCTATACGGAAGCAGTTTTTCTTTTAAAAATATTATCTCTTAATATCCCTATACTTTTTGTTGCTAGCAGTGTAGGATCGGTTTTGGTGACTCAAGAGCACATGAGCTTAAAAGTCAAAATAATGGGTGTAGTTGCCCTCTTAAATATAGTTCTCAATATTATAGTATTACCAAAATATGGGGGGTTAGGGGCAGCCTGCACTACCGTAATGAGTAATCTTCTCCTGCTATCTTTATACTTTTATTCTGCAGAAAAAAAAGTTTTTAATAAACACAAATAA